From Eretmochelys imbricata isolate rEreImb1 chromosome 17, rEreImb1.hap1, whole genome shotgun sequence, a single genomic window includes:
- the TMEM120A gene encoding transmembrane protein 120A, which yields MSLRASVSECLRDWEELQGGFQHVQEAHKLYKQKLEELTKLQDGISSSIARQKKRLKELSLAFKSCKSSITAEQEESIREIQSLIKERQSIFFEMEAYLPKKNGLYLSLVLGNVNVTLLSKQAKFAYKDEYEKFKLYLTIILLIISFSCRFLLNSRVTDAVFNFLLVWYYCTLTIRECILITNGSRIKGWWVFHHYVSTFLSGVMLTWPDGLMYQMFRNQFLSFSMYQSFVQFLQYYYQSGCLYRLRALGERHNMDLTVEGFQSWMWRGLTFLLPFLFFGQFWQLYNAVTLFRLVRHPQCKEWQVLMCGLPFFVLFAGNFTTTLRVVHQKFQNQKQDAKAK from the exons ATGAGTCTCCGCGCCTCGGTCAGCGAGTGTCTGCGGGACTGGGAGGAGCTGCAGGGCGGCTTCCAGCACGTGCAG GAGGCCCATAAGCTGTACAAGCAGAAGCTCGAAGAACTAACCAAGCTGCAGGATGGGATCTCCAGTTCCATTGCAAGGCAGAAGAAGCGGCTGAAGGAGCTGTCTCTTGCCTTCAAAAG CTGCAAGTCCTCGATAACCGCCGAACAGGAAGAGTCCATCCGGGAGATCCAGAGCCTCATCAAAGAGAGGCAGAGCATCTTCTTTGAAATGGAGGCATATTTGCCAAAGAAGAATGG GCTGTACCTGAGTCTGGTGCTTGGGAACGTGAATGTGACTCTACTCAGCAAGCAGGCTAA GTTTGCTTATAAAGATGAGTACGAGAAGTTCAAGCTCTACCTCACCATCATCCTGCTCATCATCTCCTTCTCCTGCAGGTTCCTTCTCAACTCCAG GGTGACGGACGCTGTCTTTAACTTCCTGCTGGTCTGGTACTACTGTACCCTTACCATCCGCGAGTGCATCTTAATCACCAACGGGTCCAG AATCAAAGGCTGGTGGGTTTTCCATCACTACGTCTCTACCTTCCTCTCAGGCGTCATGCTGACTTG GCCAGACGGGCTCATGTACCAGATGTTCCGAAACCAGTTCCTCTCCTTCTCCATGTATCAGA GCTTTGTGCAGTTCCTCCAGTATTACTACCAGAGCGGGTGCCTGTACCGGCTGAGGGCCTTGGGGGAGAGGCACAACATGGATCTCACCGTGG AGGGCTTCCAGTCGTGGATGTGGAGGGGCCTTACTTTCTTGCTGCCGTTCCTCTTCTTTGGCCAG TTCTGGCAGCTTTACAACGCGGTCACCCTCTTCCGTCTGGTCAGACATCCGCAGTGCAAGGAATGGCAG GTTCTCATGTGCGGGCTCCCCTTCTTCGTGCTCTTCGCGGGGAATTTCACCACCACCCTGCGGGTCGTCCACCAGAAATTCCAGAACCAGAAGCAAGATGCGAAGGCCAAGTGA